In Mercurialis annua linkage group LG5, ddMerAnnu1.2, whole genome shotgun sequence, a single genomic region encodes these proteins:
- the LOC130015459 gene encoding uncharacterized protein LOC130015459, translating into MGTPSDKSWMTSYRFSSCYIQGVKNFLNVAKDFTDSNGRVRCPCKNCINIYLKPLQEVKMDIYQYGISENYTNWVHHGETSQPRDSLDGSINSDNELEDSGNDVSEMLDDMCNATFMDTDM; encoded by the exons atgg ggacgccatcagacaaaagttggatgacgtcgtaccgatttagttcatgttatattcaaggggtcaaaaattttctgaatgttgcaaaagactttactgattcaaatggcagagttcgatgtccatgcaagaactgcatcaatatttatttgaagccaTTGCAAGAAGTAAAAATGGATATATATCAATATGGAATTAGTGAAAACTACACAAACTGGGTGCACCATGGTGAGACTTCTCAACCTCGTGATAGTTTAGATGGCTCTATTAATTCGGACAATGAATTGGAGGatagtggaaatgatgtttcagaaatgttagatgatatgtgtaatgcaacttttatggacaccgacatgtaa
- the LOC130015560 gene encoding uncharacterized protein LOC130015560 gives MRDLGLGYVTIDACVNDCVLFWKENENLDTCPTCNAPRWKLGFGKRKKVAQKILRHFPLVPRLQRLFMSKDIGENMRWHKEKCVDDDTIRHPADATEWKDFDQKYAWFGKDARNVRLGLASDGFNPFGNMSTSYSMWPVIVTPYNLPPWKCMKENFLMLSLLIPGKESPGNNIDVYLRPLIDELKELWETGVTTYDAYSGKNFQLHAALLWTINDFPAYGMLSGWSTKGKLACPVCNKWTCSLTLKNGVKQCYMGHRRYLHAQHSWRKSRKFDGKPEHGSKPEELSGDEVLRQLDLLPKSLVFGKTPNQKKRARGPEELNWTKRSIFFELPYWKTLKLRHNLDVMHIEKNICENILGTLMNIDGKSKDNIKARMDLEAMGIRKELHLQQKGNKFFMPLACYTLPKPERRKFCEWLQSIRLPDGYASNLSRCVSVQDCKVMGMKSHDYHIFLQRLLPASICGSLRSEVYTALSELSSFFKELCSKTLKRSTVKKLQSDIILIICKLEMIYPPSFFVVMMHLAIHLPREVELGGPVHYRWMYFIERFLRTLKNYVRNLARPEGSIAEAYITKECLNFCSLYFHGVETIYNRVERNNFPVQIGVENGFSIFSNNARPLGATEYKTLSHSDFEKLQWYVLNNCEDVDEYLKIHIEELQKESVIDVQKDTRQDLPVGSRSVLDAYVLLVWLQQQIIYMRWD, from the exons ATGCGTGATTTAGGACTCGGTTACGTAACTATTGATGCTTGTGTAAATGATTGTGTGCTATTTtggaaggaaaatgaaaatcttgacacgtgTCCAACTTGTAACGCCCCTAGATGGAAATTAGGTTTCGGAAAACGCAAGAAGGTTGCTCAAAAAATTCTTAGACACTTCCCTTTAGTACCTAGACTTCAGAGGTTATTTATGTCTAAAGATATTGGTGAAAATATGAGGTGGCATAAGGAGAAATGTGTAGATGATGATACGATTAGACATCCAGCTGATGCTACGGAATGGAAAGATTTTGACCAGAAATATGCTTGGTTTGGCAAAGATGCTCGTAACGTGCGACTTGGGCTTGCTAGTGATGGATTTAACCCTTTTGGAAATATGAGCACGAGTTATAGCATGTGGCCGGTGATTGTGACGCCATATAACTTACCACCATGGAAATGCATGAAGGAGAATTTTTTGATGCTATCTTTGCTTATTCCTGGTAAGGAATCTCCCGGAAATAATATCGATGTATATTTAAGGCCATTAATTGATGAGTTAAAAGAGTTATGGGAGACCGGTGTGACAACATATGATGCATATAGCggtaagaattttcaattacatgctgcattattatggacaataaatgactttccagcatatggaatgttatctggatggagcacaaaaggaaaattggcatgtcctgtgtgtaataagtggacgtgttcgctaacattaaaaaatggaGTGAAGCAATGTTACATGGGTCATCGGAGATATTTACATGCCCAACATTCTTGGAGAAAAAGCAGAAAATTTGATGGCAAACCAGAGCACGGGTCAAAGCCTGAAGAGTTGTCAGGAGATGAAGTTCTAAGGCAATTAGATTTGCTTCCAAAAAGCCTTGTTTTTGGGAAGACACCTAACCAAAAAAAGCGTGCACGTGGTCCTGAAGAGCTCAATTGGACAAAGAGAAGTATATTCTTTGAATTGCCTTActggaaaacattaaaattacgtcataatttagatgtaatgcatattgagaagaatatatgtgaaaatatattgggtacgttgatgaatattgatggaaaatctaaggataacattaaggctcgaatggatttagaagcaatgggtataagaaaagagttacatttacagcaaaagggaaataaattttttatgccaCTTGCTTGTTATACATTACCGAAGCCTGAAAGGAGAAAGTTTTGCGAATGGTTGCAGTCAATCCGGTTGCCAGACGGATATGCTTCCAATCTTTCTCGATGTGTAAGTGTTCAGGACTGCAAAGTTATGGGGATGAAAAGCCATGATTATCATATATTCTTGCAACGGTTACTTCCAGCATCAATTTGTGGGTCTTTGCGTAGTGAGGTTTACACTGCATTATCAGAGTTGAGCTCCTTCTTTAAGGAGCTTTGTTCGAAGACTTTAAAAAGATCTACAGTTAAAAAGTTGCAGAGCGatatcattttgataatatgtaaacttgagatgatatatcctccatcttttttcgtggtaatgatgcatttggcaattcatctgccacgtgaagtagaattaggaggccctgttcactataggtggatgtactttattgagag gttcttacgtactttgaaaaattatgtacGTAACTTAGCTCGACCGGAGGGTTCAATTGCTGAAGCGTATATCACTAAAgaatgtttgaacttttgttcaCTGTATTTTCATGGTGTTGAGACAATATATAATCGCGttgagagaaataattttcctgtgcaaataggagtggaaaatggattttccatattttcaaacaatgcAAGACCTTTAGGAGCTACAGAATATAAAACGTTATCCCattctgattttgaaaaattgcagtggtatgtgcttaacaattgtgaggatgttgatgaatatcttaa GATTCACATTGAAGAATTACAAAAGGAAAGTGTTATAGATGTGCAAAAAGACACCAGGCAGGATTTGCCAGTTGGTTCAAGGAGTGT gTTGGACGCTTACGTGCTACTGGTTTGGTTGCAGCAACAGATCATATATATGCGTTGGGATTAG